Within the Pseudomonas putida genome, the region CGCCGGGAAGTCGGCATGGTGTTTCAGCATTTCAACCTGTTCCCGCACATGACGGTGCTGGAAAACCTGTGCCTGGCGCAGAAGGTCGTGCGCAAGCGTGGCAAGGCCGAGCGTGAGGCCAAGGCGCGGGCGTTGCTGGAAAAGGTGGGCATCTCGGAGAAGGCCAATGAGTTCCCTTCGCGGCTTTCCGGTGGTCAGCAGCAACGGGTGGCGATTGCCCGTGCGCTGGCGATGGAGCCGAAGGTGATGCTGTTCGACGAGCCAACCTCGGCGCTGGACCCGGAGATGGTCGGTGAGGTGCTGGACGTGATGAAGACTTTGGCCCAGGAAGGCATGACCATGGTCTGCGTGACGCATGAGATGGGCTTTGCCAGGGAAGTGGCTGACCGCGTACTGTTCTTCGATCACGGCAAACTGCTGGAAGACTCGCCGCCCGCGGCGTTCTTTGCCTCACCTAAGGATCCCCGCGCCCAGACCTTCCTGCGCCAAGTGCTCTGAGAGCAGCTGCAAGCTGCGAGCTATAAGCCACAAGCTGCAAGCTACAGGCTACAAGCTGAGCTGTGATGGCCGGTTCACCGCGTTCGGCCTTAGCGTGAAGCTACAAGCTACAAGCTACAAGCTACAAGCTACAAGCCGAGCGGTGATGGCCGGTCCACCGCGTTCGGCTTTAGCTTGCAGCTTGCAGCTTGCAGCTTGCAGCTTGCAGCTTGCCGCTCTCAAAGGCTGAAACGGCCGACCATGCCTCGCAGCTGCTGTCCTAGCTGCTCGAGCTCGCCGCTTGAGGCTGCCGTTTGTTCACTGGCTGCACTGGTCTGGTCCGACGCGTCGCGCACGCTGATGACGCTGCGGTTTATTTGCTCGGCCACCACACTCTGCTCCTCGCTGGCCGTGGCAATCTGCTGGTTCATGCCTTGGATGCTCGACACCGTATCGGTGATCTGGCTCAACGCATCCCCCGCCTTGCGGCTCAGCTCGACACTCTGCTCGGTCAGGCGCTTGCTGTTGTCGAGCAGGCTGGTCACCTCGTCGGTGCCGTTGTGCAAGCTTTCGATCAACTGCTCGATCTCCTCCGTCGACTGCTGCGTACGCTGGGCCAAGCCGCGCACTTCGTCAGCCACCACGGCAAAGCCACGCCCGGCCTCACCTGCTCGCGCCGCCTCGATGGCGGCGTTCAGCGCCAACAGGTTGGTTTGCTCGGAGACCGACTTGATCACGTCGAGAATGCTGCCGATGCGCTGGCTTTCGCCCGCCAGATGTTGCATCGCTGCCAGGCAATCGTCCATCTGCCTGGCCAGCTGCTCGATACGGCCTATGGCTTCAGTCACCACCTGATCACCCTGCTGGGCCTGCTGGTCGGCGTTGGTTGCCGCCAGCGAGGCTTGTTCGGCGTTCTGTGCCACTTCCTGCACCGTGGCGCTCATCTGGTTCATGGCCGTGGCAACCTGATCGGTTTCCTCGCGTTGCTGGCTGATGCGCAGTTTGGTGTCCTCGCTGCTGGCGGCCAGTTGCGTGGCGGCCTGTGACAGATGGCCGACACCCTGATCGATACCGCCGATCAGCTCGCGCAGGCTCAAGGTCATTCTCTGCATGCTGGCCTGCAACTGGCCCATTTCGTCACGACGATCTACAGACTCCACCTGGCTCAGGTCACCCCGGGCAATGCGCGCTGCCAACGCCAGGGTCTGGCGTAGCGGCTGGGTGATCTGCAAGGTGATCAGCCAGCCGGCCGCTACACCCACCAGCAGCGCCAGCAGCGCAACGCTGGTCAGCAGCGAACGGGCGGCCAGTGCTTCGCTGTCGCGCTGCTCGACCTTCCTCTGACCCAGCTCCAGGCTCACGGCACGCAGTTCGTTACCCATCTGCTCCATGTCGTTTTGCAATTGCTCGACACGCAAGGCGGCGCGGCGGTACTGCTCCAGGCTGGTGCGGTATTTCCCCAGCTCCACGCCGGGCTGGTCCATGACTGCCCGCGCAAGGCCCAAGGGGGCGAGGGCTTGGATCAGTTGAGCGAGGCTTTTGTCAGCAGCATCCAGCGCCGCCTGGCCGACCTTGCTGAAGTCCTCCAGCGGCGAGAAGGTGTACGCCGGCACCAGGCTTTGCTGGTTGGCGCCGTCCACGTGCCGGGTGAGGCTGTCCATCAGGCCCAGCAGGCCACTTTGCTGGCTGTCGGCAGGCATCTTCAGCAAGGCCTGGGTTTCCAGTTCGTCGATCACAGCGTTGAGCTTCTGCTCTTGCGCCTGCATGGCCTCGCGCAAGCCACGCCGGCTTTCAACGGTGCGTTGCAAAGTGGCGAAATTGTCCTGAAGGCGCTGCAGCAATTGCAGCTTCTGAGTCAGCATCTGGCGTGATTCATCGACGCTGCTGCGTTGCTGCAGCGCGCTCAGCCCGGCGTCGAGCTGTTGCAGGATGCGGCTGATCTGCGCCTTGCTGGCATCATCGGCCAACACCCTGTAGGTGATGCGCTCGGCGCGCAGGTCCTTGACCAGATCATTGATCTGGCCAATTTCGCTGAGCTGCTCGGAGCGCGTAATTGCGCCGTCCAGGGCGCGCCAGCCGCTGACGGCAGTGGCCACGGTGAGCAGCAGTACCACGGCAAAACCCAGAGCGAGTTTGGCGCCGACGCTGATGTTGCCAATCCTGCGGTTGAGGTAGCCGAACATGGCAAGTCTCCATCCAGTTGAGTAGGGGAGCCATGCCGGCGTTTTACTGGCATGACACCCCTGCCCATCGGCGGAAGGCTTGTAGGACTTGACCTGAGAATTGGGTAGGAAATTTCAGCAGCGCGCTTGGGAATTCACACTGGCCCCACGGCCGACTCGCCGGCGATGGGGCCAGTACGGGTTTACAGCCTGAAGCGCCTTACCAGGTCTTGCAGGTGGGTGCCCAGCCGCGCGAGCTCGACACTGGAGCTGGCCGTCTCCTCGCTCGCCGCCGAGGTCTGGTCGGAGATATCCCGCACATTGATCACGCTGCGGTTGATCTCCTCAGCGGTTGCACTTTGCTGTTCAGCGGCGGTGGCAATCTGCTGGTTCATCGCCTGGATCGACGATACGGTCCGGGTGATGGTCTCCAGCGAAGTGCCCGCGCGGCGGGTCAGCTCGACGCTGCTGTCGGTGAGCTGGCGGCTGGCGTCCATCACGCTGGCCACTCGCTGGGTCCCGCTTTGCAAGCCGGCAATCAGCTCTTCGATCTCTTCGGTGGACTGCTGGGTACGCTGCGCCAGGCTGCGCACTTCGTCGGCGACCACGGCAAAGCCGCGTCCGGCCTCACCGGCCCGCGCCGCTTCGATGGCCGCATTCAGCGCCAGCAGGTTGGTCTGCTGGGCCACCGACTTGATCACATCCAGCACGCTGCCGATCTTGTCGCTTTCGGCCTTGAGCTGGTTCATCGCCTCGCTGGAGTTGACCACTTCACCGGCCAGGCGCTCGATTTGCGCCACGGCTTCACTGACCACCCGATCACCTTCACGCGCCTGTTGGTCGGCCATCAGGGCCGCTTCCGAGGCTTGCTCAGCGTTGCGTGCCACCTCATGCACGGTGGCCGCCATTTCGTTCATGGCGGTGGCCACCTGGTCGGTTTCGACCTTCTGGTTGCTGACCCCGGCGCTGGTCTGTTCGGTTACCGCCGAAAGCTCTTCGGCGGCGCTGGCGATCTGCGTGACACCGTCACCGATACCCCCTATCAGTTCACGCAGGCCTTGGGTCATGCGCTGCATGCTGGCCTGCAACTGCCCCAGCTCGTCACGACGGGTTGCCAGAAGGTCCTGGCGCAGGTCGCCGTTGGCCACGCGCTCGGCGGCGGCCAGTGTCTGGCGCAGTGGCACGATGATCTGCCGAGTGATGGCCCAGGCCGCGATCAGGCCCAGCACCAATGCCAGTGCCGTGGCGCAGGCAAGCAGGGCCTTCGCCTGGCGCGAGCCTGCATCGCGGACTTCGGTCTGCGAAACCGTCATCTTCTGGCTGTTATCCATCAGCACGGTGCCTTGATCAGTCATCACCTGCAGGGCCTGATCACTGGCCAATTGCGCGCTACCGAACTGGTTGACCGCATCGCGGTAGGCGGCGAGGGCCGACAACGCGTCGTCGAGGCTGGCGGCATATTCGGCGGGCAGCTTGGCGGGTAGCGCCTTGAGGTTGGTCATGGCCTGGTCGATGGCGTTGAGCGCAGTCTGCTGGTAGTTCGCATCGCCACTGTAGGTGTAGCCGCGCACCTGGAAGCGTGCTTGCTGGAGCAGGGCACTGACCTCTACCGTGCTGTGATAGGGCGTGATGTCGCCGGCTTGCAGCAGGCGTTCCTGCACCTTGCTGATAAGTGCGGCTGCCTTGTCGGCGCTGTCACCCAATACGCTTCGGCTGGCTTCGCGGCGTTGCCCGGCCTGCTTGAGGTCGGCGAAAGCTTGCTGGTATTTGCGCACCGCCTCCTGCTGTTGCTGCAGGCGCTGATGATCGACGGGCTGTTCGATCTGGCCAAGCATCAGGCTGATCTGGCGGTCGAGGCTAGCGAGGGCCTTCTCCAGTTCGCCGATCGCCGCTTCGCTGCGTTCGCGCTGGTAGTGCTGCCGCGCGATGCGCAGTTCCTGGGTGCCTTGGCTGATGACCGAGATATTGCCCAGCTTGTCACCACGGTCGATGATGCTGTCCATGCCTTGCCAGCCCGTGAAGGTGATGGCCAGGGTCAGTAACAGTACCAGGCCAAAGCCCAGCCCCAATTTGCGATTGACGCTCACATTTCCCAGCGTTTCGGTAACCCATCGGAACATGTTCGACTCCCCGGTAAACTTGGCAGCACGGATTATTGTTGTGTTGCCTAGGCATCGGCCTGCGCCGGGGAAACTTGATGGGAAAAACCTGACCCGTTTGTCAGAAAATCCTTGAGAGCAAGGCTGTTACGGCGGTTTCCACACGCAGGATGCGGTCACCGAGCTGTACTGGCGCGAGCCCTGCCTTGCCCAGCAGTTCGACTTCGTACGGAATCCAGCCACCTTCGGGGCCAATGGCCAGTGTTACCGGGCCTTCGACGGCGCGCGGGCAGGCGGGGTAGGGGCCGGGGTGGCCGACCAGGCCTAAGGTGCCTTCGGCGATCGCGGGCAGGCGGTCTTCGACGAACGGTTTGAAGCGTTTTTCGATGAGCACCTCGGGCAGCACCGTGTCGCGGGCCTGTTCCAGGCCCAGTATCAGGTTGTCGCGGATGCTCTCGGGGCTGAGGAACGGCGTCTGCCAGAAGCTTTTCTCGACCTTGTAACTGTTGACCAGGATCAACCGCTGTACCCCCAGCGTGGCGACGGTCTGGAACAGCCGGCGCAGCATTTTCGGCCGTGGCACGGCAAGCACCAGCGTCAGCGGCAGCTTGGCCGGCGGCGGCTGGTCGAAGCCGACTTCAAGCTCGGCTTCGTGCTGTGCCAGGCGTACCACGGTAGCGGTGCCCATCAGGCCATTGATGCGGCCTACGCGCAGGCTGTCGCCGACCACTACGCGGTGAATTTCCTGCATATGGGTGAAGCGCCGATCGGCAAGGACGACGCGGTCGGCCGACACGAAGTCGGCCTCTTCAAGAAGCAAAAGATTCACGGCTGGGTCGCTGGCGGCTGGTCGTTATGGTCGTTTGCCGCTTCGTCTTCGGCATGGCTGCGCTTGCGGATCAGGCTGCCGCACAACACGCCGATCTCGAACAGCAGCCACATCGGCACGGCGAGCAAGGTCTGCGAGAAGATGTCGGGCGGGGTCAGGATCATGCCGACCACGAAACAGCCGATGATCACGTAGGGGCGGATTTTCTTCAGGTATTGCACGTCGACCACGCCGATCCACACCAGCAGCACCACCGCGACCGGGATCTCGAAGGCAACGCCGAAGGCGAAGAACAACGTCATGACGAAGTCCAGGTAACTGGAAATGTCGGTCATCATCGACACGCCTTCCGGCGTGGCGCTGGCGAAGAAGCCGAAGATCAACGGGAACACCAGGAAGTAGGCGAAGGCCATGCCGGCGTAGAACAGGAAGATGCTCGACACCAGCAGGGGGATGGCGATGCGCTTCTCGTGGCGATACAGGCCCGGGGCGATGAAACCCCAGATCTGCTGCAGGATGAACGGGATCGCCAGGAACAGCGAAACGATCATGGTCAGCTTGAACGGCGTCAAGAACGGCGAGGCCACGTCGGTGGCGATCATCGTGGCGTGGGCCGGCAGGTGTTCGCGCAGTGGTGCCGAGACCAAGGTGTAGATCTGCTGGGCAAAGGAGAACAACCCGGCAAAGATCAGGAAGATGGCAGCCACGCAGCGCAGCAGGCGGGTGCGCAGTTCGGTCAGGTGCGAGACCAGCGGCATGGGCTGGTCGTCTTGCGGTTTTTCGCTCATGGGGCTCGCGGCGGTTGAGACTGTTCGGGCTGCCCAGGTGCAGGGGCAGGCGCTACCGGTGCCGACGTTGGCGTGGCAACGGGCTGCTCGGTGGCCCCTGCAGCGGGTGGCGGGGCAGGCGGCGTCAGCGGGTTGAGGATGCGCTTGGCTTCCTGTTCCATCTGCATGATGTGCTCGTTGTGCAACTGGCGGCGGATGTCATCGGCGCCAATTTCGCGCTCGACTTCCATCTTGATCGAATTGAAGCTTCGTTTGAGCCGGCCGATCCACAGCCCTGCAGTACGCGCGGCACCGGGCAGGCGCTCGGGGCCGAGCACCAGCAGCGCTACCAGGCCGACGAGCAGTAACTCGCTGAAACTCATGCCGAACATGGCTCAGTCTTTCCGCTGCGGCTCTTGGACCGGCTGGGCCTGGCCCTCGATGGTCTGGCCCTGTGGTTGTTGTGCGGTGTTCTGCACGGGCGGTACCGGCTGGGCAGGCGGTGGGGTCTGCTCGGCGGGTTTGCTTTCTTCTTCGTTCATGGCTTTGCGGAAGCCCTTGATCGATTCGCCGAGGTCACTGCCGAAGTTCTTCAGCTTCTTGGTGCCGAACACCAGGACGACGACGACCAGCAGGACGATCCAGTGTTTCCAGTCAAAAATACCCATGGTGCTCTCCTAGAATGCTATTGAGTCAGGCCGAAGGCCCGCGAGCGGCCTTTTCATCGTGCCCGGACAGGCCGAAGCGGCGCTCCAGCTCATCGAGCACGGCTTGTGGATGCTGGCCCAATGCACTGAGCATGACCAGGCTATGAAACCACAGGTCGGCGGTTTCATAGATGACATCACTGTAATCCTTGCTGACCGCAGCGTCCTTGGCAGCAATGATGGTCTCGACGGACTCTTCGCCGAGCTTTTCGAGAATCTTGTTCAGGCCCTTGTGGTACAGGCTGGCGACGTAGGAGCTGTCGGGGGCCGCTTGCTTGCGTTCTTCGAGCACTTCGGCCAGGCGGTTGAGGGTGTCGCTCATGTCAGTGTCCTGCGTTGTAGATGGCATCCGGGTCTTTCAGCACCGGATCGACGGTTTTCCACTGGCCGTCTTCGAAGACGCGGTAGAAGCAGCTTTCACGGCCGGTATGGCAGGCGATATGGCCCAGTTGCTCGACCATCAGGATGATCACGTCGGCATCACAGTCCAGGCGCATTTCGTGCAGCTTCTGCACATGCCCCGATTCCTCGCCCTTGCGCCACAGCTTGCCACGCGAGCGCGACCAGTAGATGGCGCGTTGCTCGGCGGCAGTGAGTGCCAGCGATTCGCGGTTCATCCAGGCCATCATCAGTACGCGTCCGGTCTTGTGGTCCTGAGCGATCGCCGGTACCAGGCCATCGCTGTTCCACTTGATCTCGTCCAGCCACTCTTTCATCGTCGACTCCAAAACCGGGCCCGCTTCTGTGCCGGGCCCTTTGCGCTAGTGTGCCAGCCAGCAGCGCGGCTGGCTATTGGCGCACGATCAGGTAAAGGCCGGCTGCCAGCATCAGCCACGCCGGCCAGGCGGCCGGGGCGGCCAGGCTGGCGGCCTCGGCGGCGCCTGCGGCCAGCACCGCACCGCCGCCCAGCAGGCCGGCACCGAGCAGGCGCAGCGCCCAGCGGTCGCCCTGGCGACGCCGCTCGGGCAGCTGCGGGTCGTGCAGATGCGGCTGGGAAAGACGTTCGAGCAGGTCGCGGGTCATGCCGGCCAGGTGCGGCAGCTGTTCGGCCTGGCTGTACAGGTTGCCGAACATGGCCTTGGGGCTGTAGCGCTCGCGCATCCAGCGTTCCAGGAACGGTTTGGCGGTGCTCCACAGGTCAAGGTCAGGGTACAGCTGGCGGCCCAGGCCCTCGATGTTGAGCAGCGTCTTCTGCAGCAGCACCAACTGCGGCTGGACTTCCATGTTGAAGCGCCGGGCTGTCTGGAACAGGCGCATCAGCACTTGGCCGAAGGAAATGTCCTTGAGCGGTTTTTCGAAGATCGGCTCGCACACGGTACGGATGGCCGCTTCGAATTCATTGGCCTTGGTATGCGCCGGTACCCAGCCCGAGTCGATGTGCAGCTCGGCGACGCGGCGGTAGTCGCGCTTGAAGAAGGCGATCAGGTTGCGCGCCAGGTAGTCCTGGTCTTCGGCGGTGAGGCTGCCGACGATCCCGCAGTCGATGGCGATGTACTGAGGGCTCCACGGTTTGACGGTGCTGACGAAGATATTGCCGGGGTGCATGTCGGCATGGAAGAAACTGTGGCGGAACACCTGGGTGAAAAACACCTCCACACCGCGCTCGGCCAGCAGTTTCATGTCGGTGCGCTGGTCTGCCAGGGTGGCCATGTCGGTCACTGGCACGCCGTAGATGCGCTCCATCACCAGCACCTTGGGGCGGCACAGGTCCCAGTAGACCTGGGGCACGTACATCAGCTCCGAGCCTTCGAAGTTGCGCCGCAGCTGGCTGGCGTTGGCCGCCTCGCGGAGCAGGTCGAGCTCGTCGTAGATGGTTTTTTCGTAGTCGCCGACGATCTCCACCGGGTGCAGGCGACGGGCATCGGCCGAAGCCCGCTCGGCGCCCTTGGCGATCAGGAACAGCCAGGCAAGGTCCTGGGCGATCACCGGCTTGAGGCCCGGGCGCACGACCTTGACCACCACTTCCTCGCCGGTCTTCAGGCGCGCGGCATGCACCTGGGCCACCGAGGCGGAGGCCAGCGGTTCGACGTCGAAGCGGCTGAACACTTCACCCACCTTGGCGCCAAGCTGGCTTTCGATAAGCGCCACGGCTTGTTTTGGGTCGAACGGGGGTACACGGTCCTGCAGCAGCATCAGCTCATCGGCGATGTCGGTGGGCAGCAGGTCGCGGCGGGTGGACAGCAACTGGCCGAATTTGATGAATATCGGCCCCAGGTCCTGGAGCGCCAGGCGCAGACGGGCCCCCCGGCTGAGTTCGGAGTGCCCGCGAGGCAACCAGCGCCACGGCATCAGCAGGCGCAGGCTGCGCAGCCACCACGGCAGCGGTAGGTCGAAGAGCAGGTCATCGAGGCGGTAGCGGATCACCACGCGCTGGATGCGAAAGAGACGACGGACGGCGAGCAGCTTCATGCGTTATCGCTGGTATCAAGGGATCGGGAGAGGCGCTGCAGGCGCGCCTCGAGGCGTTCTGTATCGACCTTCAGGGTGTCTAGCTCGATGAAGGCAGCTTCAGCTTCGCGCTTGCCTACCAGGGTGCGCGACTCTTCGGCCAGGTACTCGGACAGGTTCTGGCTGAAGCGTGCCAGGCCTTGGCGGGTCCAGCGTGCACGCAGGCGCACGTGGCCGGCGAGCAGCGCAGTGGCGACCGGGCCGAGCCAGCGCTGCAGTTCGTGCTCCCAGTCCAGTTCCAGGTCCTGCAGTATGCCGAACAGGTCGAGCAGCACGGCAGTGTCGCCATGCAGTTCGACCTGAGGGCTATGCAGCACAGCGGTCTTGTCCTTGGCCACGGCCAGTTGCAGCAGGCTACCGGCCGGCGCGCGCAGGCTGCAGTCGACCTCGCCTTGCCAGTGTGCGGCGAGCATCAGGCCCTGTTCATCGGGCAGGATGAACACTTGCAGGGCCGGCTGGCGACAATCGATTTCGATGACCTTGCCTTCCAGCGCACCCAGCCGCGGCAATGCCGTGCTGTCCAGGCGCAGGACGCGGTTCAGGCCATGTTCGACGCTGGCGAGCAGCCCTGCCAGCAACATCAGGGCTTGATTCCCCGGTGCACGGCGACGATGCCGCTGGTCATGTTGTGGTAGGTGACCCGGTCGAAACCGGCATCGACCATCATGGCCTTGAGGGTTTCCTGGTCGGGGTGCATGCGGATCGACTCGGCGAGGTAACGATAGCTCTCGGAGTCATTGGTGATCAGCTTGCCGGCCAGGGGCATGAAGGCGAACGAGTAGGCGTCGTAGGCCTTGGACATCAGTTTGTTGGTCGGCTTGGAGAACTCCAGGATCAACAGGCGCCCGCCCGGCTTGAGCACACGCAGCATCGAGCGGATGGCCTCGTCCTTGTGGGTGACGTTGCGCAGGCCGAAGGCGATGGTCACACAGTCGAAGTGGTTGTCCGGGAATGGCAGCTTCTCGGCGTCGGCCTGGACGAACTCGATGTTGCCGGCAACACCGCGGTCGAGCAGGCGGTCGCGGCCGACCTTGAGCATCGAGTCGTTGATGTCGGCGAGTACCACCTGGCCGGTAGGGCCGACCAGGCGCGAAAACTTGGCAGCCAGATCACCCGTGCCGCCGGCGATGTCCAGCACCCGATTGCCGCTACGCACACCTGACAGCTCGATGGTGAAGCGCTTCCACAGGCGGTGCATGCCGCCGGAAAGCACATCGTTCATCAGGTCGTACTTGGCAGCCACCGAGTGGAACACTTCGGCGACTTTCTTCGCCTTCTGGCTCTCGGGCACATCCTGGTAACCGAAATGGGTGGTGGGTTCGGCGTGTTCGCCTTTGCGCTGGTCGTTCATATCGCTTCACCGGAAAAAATTATCGCCATTCTAGGGCGAATGGGCGCATTTGTCTTGGCAGGGTGTACCGTGCGGCGGGGGCGGGCATAATGCCAATTATGTCTTCATATCCAGGAACACCCGTATGACTCAGATCAGCGTCGAACGCAAACACACCCTCGGTCGCGAGGCGGCCCGTGCCAAGGCTCAAACGCTGGTGGAAAAACTGAGCCGTGAATACGACCTCAAGGCCACCTGGAACGGTGACCGGGTGGACGTCGCCCGCAGCGGCGCCAACGGCAGTGTGCACATTGGCGAAGACAGCATCCGTGTGGACCTGAAACTGGGCATGATGCTGTCGATGATGAGCGGCACCATCAAGGGTGAAATCGAGCGGGCGCTGGACAAGGCGCTGGCCTGAGGATGACGGGCCGACCGAGGTCGGCCCGTGACACGCTCAATCGGCCGGAAACGGTACGATGCCGTCGACATCTTCGAGCTTCAGATCGCCCCGGTAGATCTTGATCCGTTCGGCGGTGGTGGCGTGCTTGAGTTGTTCCTCTCGCTCCAGGCTCCGGGGCTCCCAGAATTTCAAGTGGCCCTTGGCGAAGTCGCGGGCGCTGGTCTGCTGGCTGCGGTAATGAAAGTGCGCCTCCCACAGCACTTTGGCGGGGGCATGGGCGTCTCGGATTTCATACACGTCCAGAAAGTCACTTGCACGGCGCGTCGGTTTTCTCGCCACCGTTGGCGTGATCTGCAGGCGCTGCCGTTCATGCAGGTAGCGCAATGCAGCGGCATCGGGGTGTTGCGTGGTGAGGTAGGACTGGGTCAGCAGCCGTTGTTTCTCTGCCCGCACGTAGGTTATCGCTTCCTGCAGTTCGCTGCTCAATGCGGCCAACCGGGGATCGCCTTTGATGGCCTTGAGTTTGACGGCGATCTCAAGCATGTCTTCGATATGCCAGTCCATGAGGTTGGACAGGGCATTCGGCTCGTTGATGTGACGCGCGGCCTTGGCGATGCGCTCGTCACGGCTGGCGAGCAGGCTGGTGGCGCGTTGGCGCAGTTCGGAGGTGTTGAGGGCCACCGAAGGCTGCTCCGGCGGCAGCTCATACCACTCGCCGTCGCGCTGTTCGAACGTGCTGGCAGGTTGCTGAGTGACGGGGTCGTGTTGCACCGCTCGGTTGCTGCCGTGTGCACGGTCGACCAGCAGCCGGCGACCTTGCGCCGTCCTGATGACCGTGTTCTTGCGAGGGTGTACACGGTGCATCACTGGAGCGGGGGCGGGGCTTGCGCCGCTGTCCACGTTCACCAGGGCACTGGCAAGCTGCGCTTCAGTGATGTGCACCAGTGTCGACAATTCCTCGATGTACCCTTGCAGCATGGCCTGGTCGATGGCCGGGTGATCGAACGACTGCAGGTACTGGGCCTTGCCGAGCGTGGTCTGATACTCGCGTAGTGCATCGCCGAGCAAGCCTGCCTGCTCTTCCTGGGGCAGGTTTGCCGTGGCGATGCCATCATGTGTCCAGATGGTCTGTGAGAACTGCTTGCTGTCCAGCGCTTGCTGCAAGGGCAGAAGATCGACGGCCGCTTGCTCGGTCAGGCGCGTCTTGTCCAGCAACAGGTTCGCCATGTCGCTCAGCTTCTGCGCGCGAATGATCAAGGTTGAATAGGGGCGCAGCGCCACGGCCTCTTCGATCCTGGCTTTCTTGTCCTTGTTCTGGAAGGTGATCAGCGGGTCATCCAGTATCTGCGGCAAGAGGTTGTCTAGCCGCTCACTGACCGTGAGCAGGCGGTTGACGATGCCCAGCGTGTCCTGCATGGCCTGGCGAAGTGAAACATGGCGTTGTATTTGTTCGTCGGTCACGGGCAGTTTGCTCAGGCCGACGGAGCGTTGCTCGATGCTGTTGTGGTCCGTTTGTTCCAGCAGACGGCGAAGCAACAGTATGTCGTTCTCGACGAATGTTTCGCAAAGTACCCCCAGGCTGCGCCTGGCGCTGCCGTGCCGGTCCAGCCTGGCGAACCGGGGCTCGATCAGTTGGCGCAGGAGGGAGGCACTGGCTTGCAGCAATGACGCCTGTTTTTCCAGGCAAAGCGATATCGTGCGGATCTGCGGCATAAGCGCCTGGCGCCGGGCAGTCAGGGCCTGGTTTCGTTGCTGCAGCTGTTCGTCCATGGCTGCCGGGCCCCCTGCCCTGGCCAAGGCGTGCCCGAAGGCATTGGCATCGGCATCGTAGTCGGCCATCAATCGCTGGTTCGACTCCAGCAGCGGTTTGATCTTCTTCA harbors:
- the ubiB gene encoding ubiquinone biosynthesis regulatory protein kinase UbiB, translated to MKLLAVRRLFRIQRVVIRYRLDDLLFDLPLPWWLRSLRLLMPWRWLPRGHSELSRGARLRLALQDLGPIFIKFGQLLSTRRDLLPTDIADELMLLQDRVPPFDPKQAVALIESQLGAKVGEVFSRFDVEPLASASVAQVHAARLKTGEEVVVKVVRPGLKPVIAQDLAWLFLIAKGAERASADARRLHPVEIVGDYEKTIYDELDLLREAANASQLRRNFEGSELMYVPQVYWDLCRPKVLVMERIYGVPVTDMATLADQRTDMKLLAERGVEVFFTQVFRHSFFHADMHPGNIFVSTVKPWSPQYIAIDCGIVGSLTAEDQDYLARNLIAFFKRDYRRVAELHIDSGWVPAHTKANEFEAAIRTVCEPIFEKPLKDISFGQVLMRLFQTARRFNMEVQPQLVLLQKTLLNIEGLGRQLYPDLDLWSTAKPFLERWMRERYSPKAMFGNLYSQAEQLPHLAGMTRDLLERLSQPHLHDPQLPERRRQGDRWALRLLGAGLLGGGAVLAAGAAEAASLAAPAAWPAWLMLAAGLYLIVRQ
- a CDS encoding ubiquinone biosynthesis accessory factor UbiJ; this translates as MLLAGLLASVEHGLNRVLRLDSTALPRLGALEGKVIEIDCRQPALQVFILPDEQGLMLAAHWQGEVDCSLRAPAGSLLQLAVAKDKTAVLHSPQVELHGDTAVLLDLFGILQDLELDWEHELQRWLGPVATALLAGHVRLRARWTRQGLARFSQNLSEYLAEESRTLVGKREAEAAFIELDTLKVDTERLEARLQRLSRSLDTSDNA
- the ubiE gene encoding bifunctional demethylmenaquinone methyltransferase/2-methoxy-6-polyprenyl-1,4-benzoquinol methylase UbiE, whose amino-acid sequence is MNDQRKGEHAEPTTHFGYQDVPESQKAKKVAEVFHSVAAKYDLMNDVLSGGMHRLWKRFTIELSGVRSGNRVLDIAGGTGDLAAKFSRLVGPTGQVVLADINDSMLKVGRDRLLDRGVAGNIEFVQADAEKLPFPDNHFDCVTIAFGLRNVTHKDEAIRSMLRVLKPGGRLLILEFSKPTNKLMSKAYDAYSFAFMPLAGKLITNDSESYRYLAESIRMHPDQETLKAMMVDAGFDRVTYHNMTSGIVAVHRGIKP
- a CDS encoding polyhydroxyalkanoic acid system family protein, which translates into the protein MTQISVERKHTLGREAARAKAQTLVEKLSREYDLKATWNGDRVDVARSGANGSVHIGEDSIRVDLKLGMMLSMMSGTIKGEIERALDKALA